Proteins encoded by one window of Ignavibacteriota bacterium:
- a CDS encoding DUF1320 domain-containing protein produces MSYSDITDISELIGESELIRLTGSDPPDESKILAAIGFADSLINAYTYGRVTIPTVEVPPLINKISADLAIVLLSENYYRFNELPNTLLRLKIQSFKLLEDIAMGKISIGDRQNIFKITNMITEKNHDK; encoded by the coding sequence ATGTCCTATTCTGATATAACTGATATTTCTGAACTTATTGGTGAAAGTGAGCTTATCCGGCTTACAGGCTCTGACCCGCCTGATGAAAGTAAGATTCTTGCGGCAATTGGCTTTGCAGATAGTTTGATTAATGCATACACTTATGGCAGAGTCACAATTCCGACCGTTGAGGTGCCGCCACTAATCAATAAAATTTCTGCCGATTTGGCAATTGTTTTGCTCTCTGAAAATTACTATCGGTTTAATGAACTTCCCAATACTCTGCTAAGATTGAAAATTCAATCTTTCAAATTGCTTGAGGATATTGCTATGGGTAAAATTTCTATCGGTGACAGACAGAATATTTTTAAAATTACTAATATGATAACGGAGAAGAATCATGATAAATAA